From the genome of Solanum lycopersicum chromosome 7, SLM_r2.1:
TTCGaacattaacaaaataatattttaatatgattattttctttttaacaatcaacttatatataaaacttcatatcagatgtcaaatattttatttccacatcttcaatttatatattatagtttgatcatcttcgactcaaagacaaaaattaatgttaattttgtaaaaatgagtttaaacgaatttgaatgaatgaaaagaTAATCATTTTACAATGGTGTCTAAATTCTATCCAAAAATCATTTGCTAATCATTTGACAATTCTAAATTCACTCGTATAAGATTCATTCTAGAAAAAACGCTCtctatcaaaaatatatatataccgtAGTATTCGAACCGAGTACATTTTATACAAACTTCTTCAGAAATATCCAATCAAAACTTTTTCATAGCCAAACAATAAAAAGGAAGCAAtgttatcatcaaaaagggTCCACCCTTATCATTTACTACCAATTGGCACTAAGATATTTATTTTCCCTTGTCTATAAGATCAAAAAACACAACCCCATCACTCCAAATTGAACAAAAATGGGAGTTCTAAGCTACTGCTACCTCCCAATTACCTCTACAGCCACACCCATATCTCAAGATTCTTCAAACAATCCAACCCCATTGTCAATTCCAACACAATCCAAGCAGAAATCTGTGAAATTGTCTAGTGGGGTGGCTGCTAATGGGGACTATGCTGCTGACCCGCCCACTACCACTACTAAGCTTAGGAAGTACTGGGGTGAGGATGTGGATCCTCTCACCTCTGATGATTTTATATGGAATAAGGAATTTATGGGTCGCATGAAGAAGTATATTCAGGATCCTCAAgaaaatgcccctgctgctgcTGTAAAGGTATAATCTTTGGCTTAATTGACCCTTACTACGCGTTCATCTTTTTTGAGCTGTTCTAGTCATAACTTATGACATGCTTTTTTCACAAAAGATTTTATCTTTTCTATGATTTGAATTTTTGGTTCTATTCTCTGTTGTGTTGTTCTGAGTTCCATGTTTACTTGTTCACTATTGACTTTGCTCCCCCCTAGTATTCATTTGGTGCGAGGTATAAGGTATAACAATTCCGGGATAAAATGCAGGATTATTTTGTCCTTGCATGTGGTTGGAGGTATTAGTagtctttaaattatttattccaCCATTTATACGGGATAAGTTATCCTATATACTTGGATGTCCCGGAATAATTATTAAGGATAACTTTTTCCCAACCAAACGACCTCTCAAGGTTTGGGAAATGCATCTGGTAAATTAACTTGGCTCATCCCTTAAGGCTTGGGAAGTGCATTGGGTAATTGAATATAGTTAATAATAAGGGTAAATTAGGAACTAAGTGATAAGttatctcttaatttttcgAACTTGTCAAGTAAAAGTGAATACCTATTTGTCGTATAATGGACAAGTTTAAGTGGACGGAGGAAATATGTTTTGTGATGAAatctttatttaattgataagcTTCTCTTTATTGGTGTACATGCTAGTTTTCATGATGGGCACTTAACCCTCTTGGTCATTTTAATGGTTTGGCAATTAACAAGTTTCAAAAGTGTTCATTTTAATGAACTTATTTGAATTGGAACGGAGTTAAACAAAGTAATGAACACTTTTGAAACTTGTGGCGTTAATTATATCATAACTTTTATGTGACTATTAGACTTTTGAAACAATGTGATCTTAACTATGTCATACAGTAACATATATGAGGCTATAAAAGCGTCTAATAAGAGTAGAACAAGttttagttaaattatttcCAAATTTAGCAAGAACTCATTCTTTTTGGAATGAACTAAAAAGGAAGTAAGGTCACATAAAATTTCATGGGGGTGTGTTCTATCTGTGTGGTACTCTTGTATGAAGGATATAAAAAGTTGCCGTTAGCGTGTTGCATTATATGTTGGTCATAATACATGCATGTTGCTTAAGGAGTACCATTTTTTTTCAATGGTTGTGAATATTCTTGTGACTTTATATCTTAACAGGAAGAGATATCAGGATTTCTTAGCTTAAACAGAGTCATGAATCTTGACAGGTGTGatccttttcttcttttcttcatacaaatttagaaattttgttTCCTTCTAATATTTAATCACATATGGAGAATAGTTTGGAAGTTGACTTGACCAAGGAGCTAACTGCCCCTTCACAACCTGTTCTAGAACCAGAAGTCGAAAATACTCAAGTATGTGGTAACTTTAAAACACTTGCCTTCAGCATCTTTAAGCATTAGCCTTTTCTACTACCATTGTTGAAAACTAAACTGATTTTCAGGCTGGTTTTACTGCATCTCAAAAATGGCGGCCAGCACCAACACGACGCGAGCAGGAGAAATGGGGCAAAGCTGCCAAGGCTGCAACTGGGGGCAGTGTACGTCATTGAAGCTTGCAATTAGTTCATTGCTTGTaacttaatttataatatttctttGCTCACCTCGTCTCTAACTAATAAGATAGAGAAATATGGTTCTCTAAGTTGTAGTTccgaaatttttttatcatccaGGACGTGATGTTGAGGGAAATAAAACGTCCTCAAGGGGATCCAAAGGTTATGGCTGCTCAGTCAAGGGAACAGTATCTTAAGGTACTTGTTTGTGTTTATTCCGCATAAATCACTCTTTGTTGAGATAAATTGACTTTTCATATCACCGTTTTGattgttcctttttcttgtCTTTCCAGTTAAAGAATAAATTGCAGCTCCTCACAGTTGGGATTGGTGGTGTTGGTGTGATTTCAGCTTATATCTCTTATTCTCCTGAAATAACAGTAAGGTAATCCAAAACTTCCTATATGGCTATATGCTTTAATTCCTTTACACGTCAACGTTAGAATTACTCGTGTTTGATTTACTATTGTTGTAGTGGGACATGACCCCTATTTATTACAAACCGTTCCTCCAATTAGTATATTGGTCCCTTAAGTTGTCAGTTTGAAAAATTTCTTGACGAAGAGAATCTTAATTTGCTTATTTCTTCTGATTTGTGTAACTGATGCAATGTATGGAAATTTCCTCGACTGAAATATCTTTAGCTGCTAGAATTCTTGTAATGTCCTCTGTCAGGCCTGGACGTTTTTAGCTTCTCTTTGCTTAGATTTAATTAATGTAAGGAATCTTTAGTTTTTTCAAATCTGGCAATAGCACTCATGCAGAAATTGTGGTGTTAATGAACTGttgtattttttcattcttgCAGTTACACTGCTGGGTTGATTGGTTCTTTGATGTACATGCGTATGCTTGGAAACAGTGTGGATTCTATGCAGTCAGATGGACCCAGAGCACTTATTAAGTACATTTTTTGATTGTTTATCTTTACCAAATGGCTCCTTCTATGCCATTCTTGCATTATCTCAAACCTAAACATCATTTGTTTCTTTGTGTTGCATGTGCGTGTCTTAATGGAGGCGATTGATGCCAATTGACAATAGGAAGCCCAATTTTCTTATGCGTTTTGCATGAGCTACACTGCTACTATTTTACAGCATTTTGTAAAATTGTTAATGGAGCATCCTATTACCACTTCATCACATTTAAATCGATATTGTCATTTTTGAATTGTAATTGTACGTGGTCACTCAAATAGTAGTTCTTAGCGAATTGTCAGTTTCATCGTTCCAGGATTGGAAGTCATTAACTCACAGTCATAGTAGAAGCCAAACACTTGCATGATTAAATGATGCTGTTGTTTGAGACTAAGAAGAGTAGCTATATCCCTAAAACGGACTGTTTTGAGCTCTGCTTGATAAGCTTAACCGAACTTTTAATTTCAGGGGAGCTGTTGGGCAGCCAAGGCTATTGGTTCCTGTTGCTTTGGTCATGATTTTTAATCGGTGGAATGGGTAAGCTCTACCACTATTACGATATTGACCAAAAAGATATGTGTCGAGATTAACTGTTAAATAAAACTTCTCTTCTTGATTCAAGCAAATTTCTTAGAACCTCTTGTTTATTTTCTGAAAACTACTATTGGTAGCATAAATCTATCTGCAATCTGAACTCAAGGAAGTTGGGGCTATTTTATGGGGCTTCAACTTCCTCTCTTGATCCATTTTCTCGCCATTTTCCTGCTTGTACACGCCAAAAAATCCAGCCTAGTTTAACTTTTTTCCGCATTCCCCCCTTTTTACTTCTACTACACTTGCATCCAAAGAATACTTTAATGACTTCTCTTTCATTGTTATGAAGAGTTGCCTAAGCATTTGATCTTACAATTTGATTTATTTCCAGGATCCTAGTCCCAGAGTATGGATTCATGCACCTCGAGTTGATACCCATGCTAGTCGGATTTTTCACTTACAAGATTGCAACTTTTGTCCAAGCAATCGAGGAAGGTGTATCGATCATTGGAAATAAGTCACAAGCTTAGCTCTAGTTTTTATGATTTTCCATCAACCTCTAATGAAAATAGTAGGTATGCTTCAACTGAACCTCCCATCTACAacttttatcatattttcaaattaccATGAATCTTAGATTTGAATAAATGTGTTCAAATTTTCGTGTTCCATCTTAGTATAGAACTTGTTTAGAACCATGCCGTGGAATAACCAGTAAAGTTGTTGTCTAGGGGGTCACGGGTTCAAGCCCTGGAAACCAGCAGGGTAAGGTTGAGTACAGTGGACCCTTGTGTCCAGCTCTTCTCCGGATATACATGGAGCTTACTGCATCAGACTGTTCTTTTTGTCACGTCAAATACTAGTATGTATGTCCTGTCTCACACTCGATATTTCTTGTTGCAGAGGAGAAAAAAGTTCAGGAAGACGTTGGATTCGAAAAATGAGCTACAACATCTATACTCAATTTATCACTGGATGGATTGAACAAATCGATGATTTCCTCATGTAAATTCTTATATATACTAGATCGTGCTCTCAGTTTCGTTGATAATCTCAAGTTTCTTATCCCGTTGAAGGTTTATGAATCgttttccataaaaaaaaaaaagagtgtaaATTCTTCTAGTTAATTACGATTATCAGGAGTTTCCATTTTGTGCCACTTTCTATTATACAAGAGCAAGTTcgattaattatatatgtacatCGATACATAATTAAACATTTGTTATTTTTGCTaaacaaaagataaaagatGATCATATCTCTCCTTTGGTTGTTAATTAGGATTAATTATTAGTATTGAGATAAATTACTCATGCTAGAGGGTGAAATAATGGTATCGAGACTAATTGTTTCCggataaattaatgaaaataataaaaatactcatGAGGTCTTTCAAAACTATATAATTCATGTGATCTTTAATATTACAAATCACActatcaacaacaaaaaaaaatagtacgAAAATAATTAACCCCTACATAACTAGTCTTTGGAATCAGACCAAATGACCCTCTTGTATATTTTGAaaccaaaatcaatttttatgactagtatacaaaaattataatgcAAGATATCTAACATAAAATGTATCATTAACATAATGTTTTACCAACGGATGCTTGGCTAAAAATTTCATTCAGTCGTTGGAATTCAACATCAGATCACATATCAACTCGTTGCAATTTCAAGTTAGAGACCGATGATTCTTGAGTTTTTTAAATTACTCCATGTATAATATTCAAGAACGTATGAATCAAAAATCACACACTCAAATCCTTCAGAAAcatctcatcattattattcTTGAACAGACATAGGATTTATAAAAGTTGAAAGACAATATCACTTATtattatacatacataatagCCTTAGCCTTAACCAGTGTTCTGCATTCCAGCAGCAATACCTTTCATGGTCAAGATGAGGGTGTCTTCCAAGCCAGGCGCATACTCGCTCGTAGGATTCAGCTTCACTAATTCAGCAGCTGGTTTGCTTGATTCCATGATCTCCTTGTCTAGGTGAGGTCTGACCTTCACATTGTAGTTGGGGTCACGAATTCGTTTCAATGTGTATGCTTGGCTTACGTTAAGGGTCGTGATGTAAGAATCACGAAGTTTGAGCCTTTGCCTCAAGTATGGATCTCCTTCCAATAGATCCTTGTGCCCAGCAACCTATGACAAGCAGCGCAATTAAAAGAGATTTTCCATAGGATGTGAGCTTTGTGGTGATGAGgtaaaataatagtattaatttcTGTACCTGAAGGAGAAAGCCCTTTGTTTCTTCGTATTTGGATCTCAATCGCTCTCCAAGCGGCCACAGATCTTCGGATACTAAAAGTTTATCATACAATGCAGCAATACCAGGGTCTCCCTTAGCGAAGACCATTTCGAGCAAGTCAAGTGTCACTCTAAAGAAAGGCCATCCATTGTACATATCCTTGAGCATTTGCAGATTTCTTATATCCTTCTCAATAACGTGCTTGAATGCAGCCCCAAAGCCAAGCCAGACTGGGAGATGAAACCTTGTCTGAGTCCATGCAAAGATCCATGGAATAGCTCGAAGAGATTCAATCCCACCACTTGGCTTCCTTTTGGCTGGGCGACTTCCAATGTTCATGCGACCATATTCTAATTCTGGGGTTGCCTGCATTTTAGACAAACATAAAAAGGAAGTTCAGTTTCATAGGCATCGGGCTGAAggcaaataagtcatcaatgtCTGAAATGCAATTGCCATTCATACCTACTTTGACTAATTATTAAACCGACTGCTTTCACCTAATTAAATCTACTGTTTGTGTCCCCTTCAATTCTTTGAATCTTATGGTTTctggatttttttttcttatacctCTTTTTCTATTATGATTAAGAGTCATTCAAAAGCAGTTCAAATCAACTTATGAAGTAACTTGAATATACTCACAAGGCGGAAGTATTCAACAAATCGTGGATCCTGGAACACTAAAGACCGATACTCTTTCGTAGCAACAACAGACATCTCATCCAAGAGGGCACGCCACTCTGGATTAGGAGCCACAGGGGGGTTCATTCCATGCTCAAGTGTAGCTGCTGTGAAACGCTGAAGAGTTCTAAAGCACAGGTGTTCCTCCCCAAATGACTGTTCAATAACTTCACCTTGAACAGTCACACGAAGTGAGCCATGAATTGTGTCTGGGGGTTGTGATAAAATAGCAAGGTGGGTGGGACCCCCTCCCCTTCCTACAGTCCCACCTCGGCCATGGAACATTGTTAGCTTTACTCCAAATTCTTTTGCCACCTTTACAAGTTCCTCTTGAGCCTTGTACAATTGCCAAGCTGCAGATAGTCGGCCAGCATCCTTACCGGAATCAGAATACCCAATCATAACTTCTTGTTTCCCATTGATACGGTTTCTGTACCAATCTATGGAGAACAACCGAGCAACAGAAGCAGGTGCAGACTCGAGATCAGCAAGCTTTTCAAACAACGGAACAACCCTCAATGGACTTTTTACATGACATTCACGCTGCAAAAGCTCAACAGCAAGCACATCAGAGGGTGCCGTGGCCATCGAAATTATATAAGCACCGAAACTGTCGGCGGGAAGTTCGGAGATGACATGAAAGGTATCCAAAACATCAGCGACTTCATCAGTTTTAGGGAGATCAGGTCCAAAAAGTGGACGCTTGCCACTTAGTTCAGATAAGAGCCATTCCTGTCTCTTCTCTTCAGACCATTCTTTATAGGAGCCAACACCCACGTGCCTTGTTATAACATCTAGAACATCAGTGTGTCTATCTGACTCTTGCCgaatatcaagtctcacaagCGACAGACCAAAGGTGGACACTTGCCTTAAAAAATCAAGAAGGCTTCCATCTGCAATTGGTCTGTCACCACAAGCGCATAGAGATCTATAGCACAGCTCCAGAGGTTCCAGAAACTGCAGAATAAAGACAACCAACTTCTTCACATATTCAAATCATACAGAAATTGGCATGCATATTAGCAGAATCTGAATGCCATGAAATAACATTTGAGAAATGAGAACCACGTTAATTTGGGTGATATAtaaaatcctaaaaaaaaaCTGAACTTGGCCCACAAAATTGGTGTTGTGTAGTATGTTAGAACTTCGTTAAAGCAAGATGAATATTGTCAAACAAGAATTCCAAAAGCTCGCTTGAGTTCGTTTCCTCATTATCTTACATAAACTATTTTCGTTCTGTCCTTCAACATTTAGTCAATAGACTATCAGTTAGCTACTTAAGACatccaaataaaaataactaaaaatcaCATATGAATCCTAGATGAAATATCATTGCCAACACATATTGGAAATGAAAAAGATATCTGTTCAGCATAGGtaaatttggaagtcaaactAACAATTTCTATATCATTGAAGAGGTGAGCAGAAATAAAAAGAGTTTCTGAAGGACACCTGTTCAAGATTTGTGAATGTCGACTCCTCAGGAACATCAGAATACCCATTGGCTAGTAACTGACGAGCTCGTTCCTGTGTATTATATAACCTATCTCTCACATCAGCAAGAAGAACACGGTAGGGCTCATTCGGTGGAattttcttccaaaattctGTATTAGTAGATTAAGCAAGAAGAAACAGTTAGTAGTTGAAGGGTAGGAGGGAGAGAAAACATAGAATATTAGcaacaataatcataaaaagagaAAGGTAAGGCCGAAGAGAATGATATGTGAGCTCCAACCCAATACACTTTCAGAAAACTAATCTGGTAGCAGAACAGAGAACGGGGGTAAATACCAATGTAGTGCTTTGCATCTCTTTTGGAAGTCCTATGAAGTTCTTCTGCACGGACACGGAGCTCATCATTGCATCGCCACATTGAAAGCTGGCATAAGCAAGATAAAGTGGGcaagacaaaaaaatttagtacAGGATGGAGGCAAATTGCAGGCAACGACATTCAGTAGCCAATTTGTCACCTCAAACATAAGATCCTCAATCTGAGAGAAATACAGATTTGCAGCCATCATTCTAGCCAATAAGCACACATCTCTTGTCACTTCCGGGGTTACTCTAGGGTTGCCTGCATGCACATCAAAATTTGTTGGTGCCTTCACAAAACATTCAAAATTGGCATGCAATTACATTGAGCTTCAAGGAGAATATTTTCTTATGTCACTTGAGAATCATAAGTAAGATGCTTCTACTGCTCTAACCTAATGCATATTGTAAAGCTTTAAAAGTACCATTTTACCATCTAGCTATGATGTTTCAGATACTACAAAATTGTGAATGAATTGAGAACACATCAACTAAACAAACCGAACTCATTGACCTTCGAGAATTCCAATAAACTAAAGAATCTTAAACCAACTATAAGTTCTGCTTGTATCAGTGTTAGTTCCTTCTAATATGTGCTTAATCTGACTTTCAATgagtgaaacaaaaaaaaagacaatgCTACTTGTATAGAAAGGGCATACCATCTCGATCACCACCCATCCAAGAAGAGAACTGAATGAGAGGGGCATTGTAGGGAACACGTTCATTTATTCCAATATTCTTCAAAGCAGTGTCAACACGGCGTAGGAATTTCGGCACTCCCTTCCATATTGTCTCATGGAAGTAACTCATCCCCGCCCTCATCTCATCTTGTGGAGTTGGTGGAGTCCTCCTGATTTCATCTGTGCGAAAGGCTGCTTGTATCTGTATACAACAAAAGAGAAGAGTCACAAGGAATTTATAATTGTTGATATTCTATGTGCAGAGGATTGATGACTAATGAGACATTCTATCAATGCTTAATACACACAAAATCACGTTAAAGGGCAAGCATGAGTagtaaaaatatagaaatcaaATAGTTCTGACACCTGTTAGCGGATTCTAGTACATTCTCTccttattaattctttttttaaaaattaaatacctGCCAACTCTTCTAAACTTTTAAATGCACAAAAGTAAAGGTGATCTGGCAACTTAAACACCTCTACAAAGGTGAATCTCTTTCTTCCCATTTAAAAGCTAAGATATGGTTCCTGAAAGGTCTAGCTTCTTTAACAATTGAACCTATATTCTTACCATGTACTAACGATCTTCCTATCCGAGTTTTGTTATCAGCTCTATATATCAGCTTTGCCTAACATGAAGAAGGAAGATAGATGCTccaatatcaatatttatgcACCAGGGGAGTGAACACAATAAGAGAATACTCTACAACCAGCAGAGATTTACTAAAGCACCGGTCTTGAAGGCGTTTCCTCACATCCACTTCAGCTTAGCACAAGTTCACTAAACAACATTTCTATACACTAACTTCGtataccaaataaaatttaagccttttttaaaacataaaattacatCCTTACTGAAATGGGGGGAATTGGAATGatagaaagagaagaagacgACAAGAAAAACCAGCACTATGAACTTCATACCTCTCTTTGTAGAGCCTCGTCTAGCTCCTGCT
Proteins encoded in this window:
- the LOC101248693 gene encoding protein CONSERVED ONLY IN THE GREEN LINEAGE 160, chloroplastic → MGVLSYCYLPITSTATPISQDSSNNPTPLSIPTQSKQKSVKLSSGVAANGDYAADPPTTTTKLRKYWGEDVDPLTSDDFIWNKEFMGRMKKYIQDPQENAPAAAVKEEISGFLSLNRVMNLDSLEVDLTKELTAPSQPVLEPEVENTQAGFTASQKWRPAPTRREQEKWGKAAKAATGGSDVMLREIKRPQGDPKVMAAQSREQYLKLKNKLQLLTVGIGGVGVISAYISYSPEITVSYTAGLIGSLMYMRMLGNSVDSMQSDGPRALIKGAVGQPRLLVPVALVMIFNRWNGILVPEYGFMHLELIPMLVGFFTYKIATFVQAIEEGVSIIGNKSQA
- the PEPC2 gene encoding phosphoenolpyruvate carboxylase, which gives rise to MSRKIEKMASIDAQLRLLAPAKVSEDDKLVEYDALLLDRFLDILQDLHGEDIRETVQDCYELSAEYEGKHDPHKLEELGSMLTSLDAGDSIVVTKAFSNMLNLGNLAEEVQIAYRRRSKLKKRDFSDEASALTESDIEETFKKLVGQLNKSPQEVFDALKNQTVDLVLTAHPTQSVRRSLLQKHARIRDCMTQLYAKDITPDDKQELDEALQREIQAAFRTDEIRRTPPTPQDEMRAGMSYFHETIWKGVPKFLRRVDTALKNIGINERVPYNAPLIQFSSWMGGDRDGNPRVTPEVTRDVCLLARMMAANLYFSQIEDLMFELSMWRCNDELRVRAEELHRTSKRDAKHYIEFWKKIPPNEPYRVLLADVRDRLYNTQERARQLLANGYSDVPEESTFTNLEQFLEPLELCYRSLCACGDRPIADGSLLDFLRQVSTFGLSLVRLDIRQESDRHTDVLDVITRHVGVGSYKEWSEEKRQEWLLSELSGKRPLFGPDLPKTDEVADVLDTFHVISELPADSFGAYIISMATAPSDVLAVELLQRECHVKSPLRVVPLFEKLADLESAPASVARLFSIDWYRNRINGKQEVMIGYSDSGKDAGRLSAAWQLYKAQEELVKVAKEFGVKLTMFHGRGGTVGRGGGPTHLAILSQPPDTIHGSLRVTVQGEVIEQSFGEEHLCFRTLQRFTAATLEHGMNPPVAPNPEWRALLDEMSVVATKEYRSLVFQDPRFVEYFRLATPELEYGRMNIGSRPAKRKPSGGIESLRAIPWIFAWTQTRFHLPVWLGFGAAFKHVIEKDIRNLQMLKDMYNGWPFFRVTLDLLEMVFAKGDPGIAALYDKLLVSEDLWPLGERLRSKYEETKGFLLQVAGHKDLLEGDPYLRQRLKLRDSYITTLNVSQAYTLKRIRDPNYNVKVRPHLDKEIMESSKPAAELVKLNPTSEYAPGLEDTLILTMKGIAAGMQNTG